The stretch of DNA CGACCTTGTCACCATCGTGGAATACGAGAAAGAGGAACAATATTCAGGCAAGGGAAAATTTCGCGCCGTTTACGCTGGCACTTTTAATGGCCAAAGCGGCAAGGGAACCTACTACGACAGCGACGGCGGATCAGGGACATTTGACTTGACCCGATAGCCCACGCCTCTCATTCACTCTCCTAAAGCCTGCCGAATGTGCTGTTTGGCAGGCTTTATTTGTCGCCGTGACAAAACTGTTGACAACTATGTTGACTATAACTTCTGCCCAGTCATAAACTGGGTTCGGAGGTTGAATTTATGGCAAGCACACAAGTCAGAATCAGCAGTGCGACACATCAAACGCTCCGTCACCTGTCGGCTGAAATTGGAGAGTCCATGCAAACCATCATCGAAGAAGCGATAGAGCAATATCGGCGGCGCAGATTTCTGGAAGGACTAAATCAAGACTTCAAGGCTTTGAAAGAGGACGCGTCGGCTTGGCAAGAAGAACTGGCAGAACGGGCATTGTGGGACAATACTTTGCTTGATGGAGTTGAAAATAAATGAGCCAACCATTGCGAGGTGAGGTTTGGCTGGCTACGCTTGACCCAACTGTCGGCAGAGAGCAAGCCGGAACAAGACCGGCTTTGATTATTTCCGACGATCTGTTTAACCAGAGCCATGCTGAGTTAGTGGTGGTGCTTCCCATCACATCGAAAAGCAAGAACGTCCGCTCGCACGTTCCGGTGTTGCCGCCTGAGGGCGGGTTACAGGTAGCGAGTTACATCAAATGTGAAGACGTTCGTTCAATCTCGATTCAAAGGCTTGGGCGACGGCTTGGTAAAGTCTCGGCCAAGACGATGAATGAAGTTGAGCAACGGCTCCGCATAATTCTTTCCCTGTAAGCCACATTGGTTTGCAGAGAAGTTTTCGATACCTCGAACAGCGCCGAACATCTGCTGCACCCGGAGCGGCTTCTCGTAGCCGATGGGTTTGGTAGCGAAGGCCGCCGCCCGGTGAGCGTGGTGTTAGATTTCTTTTGAACCATATGAAAGTTTACTCCATACGAAAACGCTTAATAAAAAGCCTGAGGCTAGTGACAGGATTATTGTTGATAACTCTCAT from Acidobacteriota bacterium encodes:
- a CDS encoding toxin-antitoxin system protein, encoding MASTQVRISSATHQTLRHLSAEIGESMQTIIEEAIEQYRRRRFLEGLNQDFKALKEDASAWQEELAERALWDNTLLDGVENK
- a CDS encoding type II toxin-antitoxin system PemK/MazF family toxin — protein: MSQPLRGEVWLATLDPTVGREQAGTRPALIISDDLFNQSHAELVVVLPITSKSKNVRSHVPVLPPEGGLQVASYIKCEDVRSISIQRLGRRLGKVSAKTMNEVEQRLRIILSL